In Rhodamnia argentea isolate NSW1041297 chromosome 11, ASM2092103v1, whole genome shotgun sequence, one genomic interval encodes:
- the LOC115742156 gene encoding NADH dehydrogenase [ubiquinone] iron-sulfur protein 8-A, mitochondrial → MAASILARKSLQALRARQLVVSGQALQNFHPYGLRAKPCSYSSKKDDEEREQLAREISKDWSSVFERSINTLFLTEMVRGLMLTLKYFFEPKVTINYPFEKGPLSPRFRGEHALRRYPTGEERCIACKLCEAICPAQAITIEAEEREDGSRRTTRYDIDMTKCIYCGFCQEACPVDAIVEGPNFEFATETHEELLYDKEKLLENGDRWETEIAENLRSESLYR, encoded by the exons ATGGCAGCTTCAATCTTGGCTCGCAAGTCTCTCCAGGCTCTTCGGGCCCGGCAGCTC GTTGTATCAGGGCAAGCATTGCAGAACTTTCATCCTTATGGGCTTCGTGCCAAACCATGCTCATATTCATCTAAGAAAG atgatgaagaaagagAGCAACTTGCTAGGGAAATCTCCAAGGACTGGAGCTCTG TTTTTGAGCGAAGCATCAATACATTATTTCTCACTGAAATGGTTCGAGGCCTGATGCTGACACTCAAATACTTCTTTGAACCGAAAGTGACA ATCAACTATCCATTTGAGAAGGGACCTTTGAGCCCCCGATTTCGAGGTGAACATGCACTTCGAAGATATCCAACTGGTGAAGAACGTTGCATTGCCTGTAAACTTTGTGAAGCT ATATGTCCAGCTCAAGCAATTACCATAGAAGCTGAGGAACGAGAAGATGGAAGCCGCAGAACAACCAG GTATGACATCGACATGACAAAGTGCATCTACTGTGGATTCTGTCAAGAGGCATGCCCTGTTGATGCCATTGTTGAGGGACCTAACTTCGAGTTTGCAACTGAGACTCACGAG GAGCTTTTATATGATAAGGAGAAGTTGCTTGA